The genomic stretch CATATTGCCCCATCCGGCTGAAGTGGCATTGGCAGTACCCACGACATTTGGTGCAAACATCACAGAAGTGTGGTACTGGGTGATGACAAAGGATGATCCAATCACTCCAATTGCCAGCCGGAAAAGTAAAAAGGATTCATAGCTATTACTGAGTCCGATAAGCATCACTGGAATGGAACCCAAAATCAAAAGGTAGGTATACGTGATTCTTGGCCCAATACGATCGACTAGCCAGCCGATCATTAGCCTGGCAATGACGGTGATCGAAACTGAAGCGATAATGATGTTACCAATCTGAGACTTGGTGAGGTCCAGTTCGTCCCGGACAATGGTCATCAGTGGCGCGACACCGAACCAGCCAAAGAAACATAAAAAGAAGGCAAACCAAGAAAGGTGAAATGCCCTCATTTGTGGGGTTTTAAAATCCAACAGTCTAATGGATGTGGCTTTTTTAACGGCTTGTTTCATGACATTTTTGGTTAATGGTTGGACATCTGGTTTGGATTGGTCGTTTAGGTTTCTTGTTAAGGAGGAATCCGAACCGGTCGATCCGGATTCCATTCCTAAGCAGAGAACTATTTATCTTTAGAGCAGATGGATAGTCAGGCAAAAGGGAGAAGTAAGCCAACCTGGCGAGGAAGCACCGTTTTATATTCCCTCATCGCTGAGAAGACTGGCTCCGCACGGGGTTGGGTTTGCCTCATCGCTTCTCTTTGTTCAACCTGAACATCTACTAAAACTTATTTAAATGATGGTAATAATCCGTGATTTGTGTTTGACATTTTTACGTATAATTACGTTGATGAAATCTAATCGGCTACTGGGGCTATTGCAGATGACTAAAACTACGTTATTGAAGTCAACAGCACATAGAAAGGTATTATGACGCATTCCTTTTACTATTTATAATACCTTGTCTATGTGTTTAGCTGTTAATGGATTAGTGTTTTACTGAACTACTAACAAATGCTAAGGTAAGTAATAATTTTATAAATACGTATAAGTACGTAAAAATAATTACGTAAAATTAGATGTTTTACGTAATTAATCTGATTTCGGGGTTGTTTTTACCCGGTTTCTACGTGTTTTACAGTGATGGGGAGGATTTTGGTCTGATGTGATACGGGGAAAAAGAATATAGCTTAAATTGTAAGCGCGTTATTGTGAGATCGAATTGACCGTGCAATGATGGAGGCGGCATTAAAGATCAAATCGATAAACTGGAAGTTAGAAACTATTCTATGGTCTAGTGCCATTTAGATATACAATCAACAAGAGTCAAATCAATAAGCATGAACAAGGATACGTTAGAATTTTTATCGGATTTAACTGAAAACAACAATAAGGAATGGATGGATGCCAACCGGGATTGGTATCAAGAAACCAGAAAGGGATTTTTAGGGACCGTAGGGGATTTGCTTGAGGAGCTGAAAAAAAGGCAGCCTGGTTTGGAAGGTCTTCGGCCAAAAGACTGCATTTTCCGGCAAAACCGGGATATCCGTTTCAGTGCCAACAAAGCACCTTATAAAAACAACATGGGAGCATACTTTTCTCCAGGCGGTAAAAAGTCCGTTGGACCGGGCTACTATTTGCACATCCAGCCCAGGGAGTGCTTTTTGGCTGGTGGAATCTGGATGCCCGCAGCAGAACAGTTGAAGAAAATACGCCAGGAAATCGACTATTCAGGAGCAGAGCTGGAAAAGATCATAAAGGCCCCTTCATTTAAATCTGCCTTTGGAGATATTCATGGCGAACGGCTGAAAACATCTCCGCGGGATTATAGTACCGATCATCCACATATCGACCTGCTACGACTGAAGAGTTTTGTGGTGACCCATCCATTGACAGACCAGGAAGTGTTGTCAGATGGCTTGGTGGAGACTTGTCTTGGTTATTATTCCAAGATGGATGAATTTCATGCCTTCCTTGCCCAGGCAGTGGATGATGCAGATGGAGGGGAAGGCATTATTTGAGAAAGGAGTTTATGGCAAAGACAAGTAGTGAGATATGAGGCTTGAGCACAATGTTCCTTCCCGCGTCAGAGACGGCGGGACAACGCTAAGACGTGGTAGTACCGGTTCTCTGCCCCGGGACGATTAACATTGAGCTTACCCGATTTTTAGTTATAGCAGGTATTTTTCGATCATCATGGCCACACCATCTTCCTTGTTGCCAGCGGTGATTTCGTTGGCTACGGCCTTTACCTCATCGCGGGCATTTCCGACGGCCACTCCATGGCCTGCGGCTTTAAGCATTTCGATGTCATTATAATTGTCACCAAAAGCAATGACCTCAGAAAGAGCGATGTTGTATTTTTTTGCCAGCAGCTGTTCCAATGCACTGGCTTTGGATATGGATTTTGGGGCGATTTCGATGTAGGTATCCTTGGAGCGGTAGAGGTGGAGGGCTTCATTTTTCTGATCTTCCAATGCCTTGAACAGCCCATCTATTTCTTCGGCTGGCCCCATGCACATGACCTTATGTGCTCCTGCCTGTCTGGATTCCCAATCCGGCATTACATGCTGCCACTTTTTGATGATTGGTTTTACCTTGGTGCTGGTGATTTCCCGTTGCGTCCAAAAGTCATCCTTGGGCGCATACCATTCATCTTCATGGTAAACACTGACATGGATATCGGTGCCCACGGAAAGCTGCTGGATGTGATGACAGATATCCAGAGGGATCTTCACGGTATCCAATCGTTCAATTTCATCTTCACGGCCATTAAAATGAATAATATAGCCGCCGTTATAGCATATCATGGGGTTTTGGAGCCTGTTCATGTCAGCTTGCAGGTGTCGCATTGCACTTGGCATTCTGGAGGAAGCCAAAATAACGGGGAAATCCGCTGGAAGCTGGGCGATGGCATCAATGGTTCTGGCCGAAATTTCTCTGTTTTTATCCAATAATGTACCGTCAATGTCGGTACAAAGCGCTTTGAATTGCATGAGTTAATTTAAAGAATCAAAATTTTCGAAAGATAAGAAACTGAACCCGATTATGCCCACGAAAAGAAACGTTAGTACCACTGTAATGGCATGTAAAATCAAGGCTGCTTTGGCATAATTTGCTTTGGTGGTAGGGGTGGTTTTGTCCACGGTCCATACGATCAGCATGATGAACCCAATGACAGGAAGTACGGAAATAAGTAAGGTTATGATCCAGTCACCCACAGACATGGGGGTGTTTTTAGCTGCTTGAGGCGGTAATTGATAGTCCATAATAATTTTAATTTAATGGTTGGGGTTAATTGACAATACTAATTGGAGCTTGTAGTTTCTTTGGTCAAGCTGGCCACCTCAAAGAGGTATTGGCTTTGGTAAATGGCCTTAAAGGGATCGTTCTCATCCGTTTTGATAATAAAAACTTCGATATTTTGGTAATCTTTACTGTCTGAGGCTTCAATAAATACCTTGGCGCACTTTCGTGCAATGTTCGCTTCGTTTTTGTATAATTCCGGAAGAGTGCCATCATAGAGCCTAAGTTCAATTTTACTGCTGTCACTGTTGTAATCTTTGTGAAAACTGGACTCCACTCTTCCAAATCCCCCGACAGCCCTGACTTCTTCGGTGCCTTTGAAGAAGTCACTACTGGCAATCCATTCGATCAGCTTTTCAGGATTGCAACTACAGCTGCTGAGAAAAAAACAGCCGCACAATATCATCCAGTAGGATGTTTTTAATGGTCTCATAGTTGAAAGTTCTTTTCAAATTTAACCTAAAATAGGGGAAGTCAAAATTTAATTTTACAGAACAAGAATACTTATGTGGTAAAAGCTATCGAAAAGAAAGGGGACCCTTTGGTATGATCGGTTTAAAAAAAACTGTATAGGTGTGAAGAAAATGAATCAGTTCGCTTGGAGGACCAACGGGGCCAATTCATTGTTATGACCGTTGATTTTCATGGATACTTTGGGCTAAGGCTTCACATGTGTCGGAATGATGGTGATATGGACAATAACTGGATTGGCAAGGATGCTTATTTGCATTTCCTTTTTTAACTTGGCTGAATAAACTTTTACAATGGCTTTTTTCAAACCTATAGAATTAAAGAGTTTTATTTTAGGTCAATATTTCACTGATGGGGTGAAAATGACACTTGGTGTATTGTTGCCAGCTGTTGTATTTTCCTTATTGGGTGATTTTAGGACAGGGATCAGTATTTCACTTGGCGCTTTTTTGGTGAGCATTTCTGATAGTACCGGTCCCTTGGAGCATCGAAGGACAGGGATGTTGGCGAGCTGCGGCTTTGTTTTTTTGAGTGCCTTGGTGACGGGTGTGCTGAATAAATATCCCATGTTGATGGGGATTGAGATTGCAGTATTTTGTTTTGTGTTTGCGATGTTTACCGTGTATGGAACCCGGGCCGCCTCTGTCGGAGCGGGAGCACTCCTGGGAATGGCCATTTCGATGGATCCACATAAGACAGCATCTGCCTTTTGGCTGTATGCATTGATGGTTTTGACAGGTGGGATTTGGTATACTTTACTGAGTTTGTCGATTATGCAGATCAGGCCTTACAGGGTGGCCCAGCAGGCCTTGGGGGAAAGTGTGCTGAAGGTGGCGGCGTTCTTACGTCAGAAGGCCGCCTTTTATTCTACCGATACCGATGTGGAGACCAACTACCGGAGGCTGGCCGCTGTGCAGGTGGAGGTCAATGAGCATCAGGACAGTGTTCGTGAGCTGCTCTACAAAACACGAATAAAAGTAGGAGAATCCATTAGCTCGGGGCAATTGCTACTGGTGATTTTTGTGGATATGGTGGATATTTTTGAACAAATGATGGCTTCCCATTATGATTACAAAAGACTTCGGGAATTGTATGGGCAATACCGGGTATTGCATGATTTTAGGGGAGGGATTCAGCTGGTGGCAGAAGAGCTTTCCCGACTGGGCTATGCCCTGATCAATAATGAAAAGCCCAAGCTTCCTCATTATCCCGTGGATTTTTTGGAAGGGATCAGGGAGGAAATAGAGGCCTTGGAAAAATCGGGGGTAAAATGCCTGATGCTTCGGAAGATTTATGCCAATCTGGCTTCTATTACTGCGCGGGTGGATGATATTTATAATTACTTCTATGAAGACAAGCTGACCTTTATTTCCCAGACGCGTGAGCAGAGCCTTTCCAAATTTGTAGGGCATCAAAGTTTCTCCTTGAAGTTTATCATCGATAATTTATCTTTTGAATCAAATGTTTTTCGACATGCGCTTCGGCTGGCAGTGACGTGTTTGTTGGGGTATTTGATTTCCCTTCAGCTATCCCTGGGAAACCACAGCTATTGGGTGGTATTGACGATATTGGTGATTTTGAGACCGGGATTTAGCTTGACCAAGCGGAGGAATACACAGCGGATTTTTGGGACGCTGATAGGTGGGCTAACTGGAGTGCTTATTCTGTACCTAGTGCCGGATTTCACCGTGAGGTTCGTTTTCTTGGTCTTGTTTATGGTGTTGGCGTATAGCTTTCTCAGAATCAGGTATTTTTTGGCGGTGGTGTTTATGACACCATTTATATTTATCGTGTATGCGTTTTTGTATCCTGACTCCAATTTTCTGATCGTCAGGGAACGGGTCATTGATACGGTGCTGGGGTCTGGCTTGGCTTACCTGGCGAGTAATTTTTTCCTTCCCAGCTGGGAATACACAGGGTTTAAGCAAATGTCTACAAAGGTGCTGAACGCTAATTTAGAGTACTTCGCCATGATCATCGGTAGGTTTGATGCAGGAGCCTTTGATGAAGTGGCCTATCGGCTGGCGAGAAGAAAGGTGTACCTTCAGTCGGCCAATTTATCTGCTGCTTTTCAGCGAATGCTGGATGAGCCTAAGAGCAAACAGAAAAACAAGCAGGACTTGCACCAATTTGTGGTGCTAAACCATATTCTGTCCTCCTACTTTTCCACGCTTTCTTCCAGTTTGGTGCGTTCTGATGTGGTTTTATCCTCCCATGAGCAGATCGTAAAGATCAAGCGGATCCGTAACTATTTGCTCAGGAGTGTGGAGAATTTGGGAGGAAAAGGAGAGGTCCTTGATTTTACGGTGCTGGAGCATGAAGATCGCTTGTTGAAACTAACTGATTCGGCAGAAACCTCCTTATTGTCCGAGCAATTGCAGCTGATCCAAAAGACTTGTTCGGACTTGGAAAAGCTCAGTAGAAAGATGACTGCGTACTAATGGACAGGAGATGGAGGGATTCCTGCTGGTTTTTGCGTGAAGGCAGCTTGGATGATAGTCACAAGGTGATTTCTGACTTTTAGGGATTTCAGTTATATTGGAAAAAATAACCTAGACTAATGATGAAGATCCTTCTGATAAATGTTGTGTTCGTTTTTGCGCTCCTGTTTTCTTCTGTTCTCCAAGCCCAAGAAACGGTGAAGTTTGCCATGGTGGGGCTCTCGCACGGGCATAGTCCGTGGTTTTTTGAATGGGGTAAAAGCGAAGAGATGGAATTGGTAGGTGTTTATGAGCCAGATGAATCCCTTTCACAAGCGTTTTGCCAGCGGTATGATTTGGAGGAAACACTGTTGTATACAGACCTGCAAAGAATGTTAGAAGAAACCCAGCCCGATGGCATACTGGTATTTGGGGCCATAGTGGACCATCTCGAGGCGGTGAAGGTGGCAGCTCCATTGGGAATCCATGTGATGGTAGAAAAGCCACTGGCCACTACTTTGGAAGGTGCCCGGGAAATGGCACAATTGGCCAGGGAAAATTCCATCCACTTATTGACAGATTATGAAACCTCCTGGTATCCGGCCACCGAGCAGGCCTATCGTTTTTTCGATGAGCAGGAAGCAGATTTTGGGCAGATAAGAAAGATGGTGTTTCACCATGGCCATGAAGGGCCCAAGGAAATTGGGGTAGGGCCTGAGTTTTTGGAATGGCTGACCGATCCGGTGAAAAATGGAGGAGGTGCCGTGGTCGACTTTGGCTGCTACGGTGCCAACATCATGACCTACCTGATGCATGGTGAGAAACCACTGGCCGTGACCGCTGTCACGCGGACATAT from Echinicola soli encodes the following:
- a CDS encoding Gfo/Idh/MocA family protein → MMKILLINVVFVFALLFSSVLQAQETVKFAMVGLSHGHSPWFFEWGKSEEMELVGVYEPDESLSQAFCQRYDLEETLLYTDLQRMLEETQPDGILVFGAIVDHLEAVKVAAPLGIHVMVEKPLATTLEGAREMAQLARENSIHLLTDYETSWYPATEQAYRFFDEQEADFGQIRKMVFHHGHEGPKEIGVGPEFLEWLTDPVKNGGGAVVDFGCYGANIMTYLMHGEKPLAVTAVTRTYKPETYPEVDDEATIIVDYMSSQGIIQASWNWPFNRKDMEIYGEKGYVITKDDEQLRYRIKGSEESQMKAVATKVDIETNPFEYFRQVIAGERVPDGFSPYTLENNLQVMEILDAARRSAERGERVVLQE
- a CDS encoding DUF2461 domain-containing protein codes for the protein MNKDTLEFLSDLTENNNKEWMDANRDWYQETRKGFLGTVGDLLEELKKRQPGLEGLRPKDCIFRQNRDIRFSANKAPYKNNMGAYFSPGGKKSVGPGYYLHIQPRECFLAGGIWMPAAEQLKKIRQEIDYSGAELEKIIKAPSFKSAFGDIHGERLKTSPRDYSTDHPHIDLLRLKSFVVTHPLTDQEVLSDGLVETCLGYYSKMDEFHAFLAQAVDDADGGEGII
- a CDS encoding Cof-type HAD-IIB family hydrolase — protein: MQFKALCTDIDGTLLDKNREISARTIDAIAQLPADFPVILASSRMPSAMRHLQADMNRLQNPMICYNGGYIIHFNGREDEIERLDTVKIPLDICHHIQQLSVGTDIHVSVYHEDEWYAPKDDFWTQREITSTKVKPIIKKWQHVMPDWESRQAGAHKVMCMGPAEEIDGLFKALEDQKNEALHLYRSKDTYIEIAPKSISKASALEQLLAKKYNIALSEVIAFGDNYNDIEMLKAAGHGVAVGNARDEVKAVANEITAGNKEDGVAMMIEKYLL
- a CDS encoding FUSC family membrane protein — protein: MAFFKPIELKSFILGQYFTDGVKMTLGVLLPAVVFSLLGDFRTGISISLGAFLVSISDSTGPLEHRRTGMLASCGFVFLSALVTGVLNKYPMLMGIEIAVFCFVFAMFTVYGTRAASVGAGALLGMAISMDPHKTASAFWLYALMVLTGGIWYTLLSLSIMQIRPYRVAQQALGESVLKVAAFLRQKAAFYSTDTDVETNYRRLAAVQVEVNEHQDSVRELLYKTRIKVGESISSGQLLLVIFVDMVDIFEQMMASHYDYKRLRELYGQYRVLHDFRGGIQLVAEELSRLGYALINNEKPKLPHYPVDFLEGIREEIEALEKSGVKCLMLRKIYANLASITARVDDIYNYFYEDKLTFISQTREQSLSKFVGHQSFSLKFIIDNLSFESNVFRHALRLAVTCLLGYLISLQLSLGNHSYWVVLTILVILRPGFSLTKRRNTQRIFGTLIGGLTGVLILYLVPDFTVRFVFLVLFMVLAYSFLRIRYFLAVVFMTPFIFIVYAFLYPDSNFLIVRERVIDTVLGSGLAYLASNFFLPSWEYTGFKQMSTKVLNANLEYFAMIIGRFDAGAFDEVAYRLARRKVYLQSANLSAAFQRMLDEPKSKQKNKQDLHQFVVLNHILSSYFSTLSSSLVRSDVVLSSHEQIVKIKRIRNYLLRSVENLGGKGEVLDFTVLEHEDRLLKLTDSAETSLLSEQLQLIQKTCSDLEKLSRKMTAY